From Lolium perenne isolate Kyuss_39 chromosome 5, Kyuss_2.0, whole genome shotgun sequence, a single genomic window includes:
- the LOC127298512 gene encoding glutamate receptor 2.5 isoform X1 yields the protein MTAATLLALLLLLVAGAYGIAAQGGGAAGTRPRRQQVVDVGVILDRKTWVGNMSWTCIELALEEFYAHPSHANHSTRLKLHLRDTVVDAVSAAAAGVYLLKNVSVRAIVGPQTSTQAKFLAQLGNKSSVPIISLASGGHSRSGLNPYFIRMAWNDSAQAKAIASIVQRYNYREVIPVYEDDDSNIKFIPDLVDSLRQVDTRVSYRCKIHPSAKDDDIMRAISSLRDHWTSVFVVRLSNTLALKFFQLAKKEEMMSPGFVWITAYGLTDIFDVVGSPALDVMQGVLGVKPHVQDTMELQSFRQRWRKKYRSENPGTSLSGPTVSGLYAYDTIWALALAAEEAGFVKSDFGLSTTNNGSTDFERIDTSKAAKKLRDSLLHVNFLGISGRFQIEDMQLVSASYSIVNIVGQKGRVVGFWTPGSGISSSLNMTADIHTIIWPGDTDTRPRGWLFPRNKTLNIAIPAKGGYGEFVRYENDPKGFSIDVFQEVVASLPYKVPMYYLPFEDGRGENNGTLDKLVYKVYLKEFDAVVGDITILANRSLYVDFTLPYTESGVRMLVPVLDRRKKTPWTFLKPLTTELWLGTGAFVIYTGFVVWYIERRTKKEFRVPVTQNEEGNFEGPLATQIGKVFYFSFSTLVFSHKEGMTNNLSRLVVIVWLFVVLIVQQSYTASLSSILTVEQLQPTFTSLEEVISKGSHVGYPSGSFIPVLLRCLKIDESKMIAIDSAEKVHEALSTGKVAVIVDEIPYLKLFLKKYCDNYTMTGPTYKYNGFGFAFAQGSPLTADISRGILKLQSNGRMVELQKNLYGDKSCPDIDDSQTSSSLTLRSFQALFIFSGACSVGALFLDVVRTYYRAHGSNSASRSPSNTPDNDEPTMPVGSTGDTGSPPEGEENPGRDLFDAGRESYSLIRGHRERRILSHSGSSLRRRQIELSNEQHGELIALEEDRSL from the exons ATGACGGCAGCGACGCTCCTCGCCCTGCTGCTTCTTCTCGTCGCCGGCGCTTATGGTATCGCGGCacagggcggcggcgcggcaggaACTCGGCCGCGGCGGCAGCAGGTGGTGGACGTGGGGGTGATCTTGGACAGGAAGACATGGGTGGGGAACATGAGCTGGACGTGCATCGAGCTGGCCCTGGAAGAGTTCTATGCTCACCCTAGCCACGCCAACCACAGCACCAGGCTGAAACTCCACCTCAGGGACACCGTCGTCGACGCCGTCAGTGCCGCAGCCGCAG GGGTTTATCTACTGAAAAATGTCAGTGTGCGAGCGATCGTTGGGCCACAGACGTCAACTCAGGCTAAATTTCTTGCGCAGCTCGGGAACAAATCATCGGTTCCGATTATTTCACTCGCCTCTGGTGGCCATTCACGATCTGGACTAAATCCATACTTCATACGGATGGCGTGGAACGACTCCGCTCAAGCAAAGGCTATCGCCTCAATTGTTCAAAGATACAATTATAGGGAAGTCATCCCTGTATATGAGGATGATGATTCCAATATCAAATTCATTCCTGACCTTGTTGACTCCCTCAGACAAGTTGACACTCGTGTCTCGTACAGGTGCAAGATCCATCCTTCAGCTAAAGACGATGACATCATGAGAGCTATCTCAAGCTTGAGAGACCATTGGACAAGTGTATTCGTTGTGCGTTTGTCGAATACGTTAGCTCTTAAATTTTTTCAGCTTGCTAAAAAAGAAGAGATGATGAGTCCGGGATTTGTATGGATTACTGCATATGGCTTGACAGATATCTTTGATGTCGTCGGTTCTCCTGCTCTTGATGTGATGCAAGGAGTCCTTGGGGTGAAACCTCATGTTCAAGATACTATGGAGCTTCAAAGCTTCAGACAGAGATGGCGCAAGAAGTACCGATCAGAAAATCCAGGCACCTCATTAAGTGGACCTACAGTGTCTGGCCTCTATGCTTACGATACCATATGGGCCTTAGCATTAGCAGCAGAGGAAGCTGGATTTGTGAAATCAGACTTTGGGCTGTCTACAACAAATAATGGATCCACTGACTTTGAGAGAATAGATACTTCAAAGGCTGCTAAAAAACTGAGAGATTCACTCTTGCACGTCAATTTTCTAGGCATCAGCGGAAGATTTCAGATTGAAGACATGCAATTAGTATCAGCAAGTTACTCCATAGTTAACATTGTTGGTCAGAAGGGAAGAGTAGTCGGTTTCTGGACTCCAGGATCTGGTATCTCTAGTAGTCTAAATATGACTGCTGACATTCACACCATCATATGGCCGGGTGATACGGACACTCGACCTAGAGGTTGGCTATTTCCAAGGAATAAAACTCTTAACATAGCCATACCTGCGAAAGGTGGGTATGGCGAATTTGTCAGATATGAAAATGACCCGAAAGGGTTCTCCATCGATGTATTTCAGGAAGTAGTTGCTTCTTTACCCTACAAAGTACCAATGTACTACCTTCCATTTGAAGATGGGAGAGGAGAGAATAATGGAACTCTTGATAAACTTGTCTACAAAGTTTATCTTAAG GAATTTGATGCAGTGGTAGGTGATATAACAATCTTGGCCAACCGTTCTTTATATGTGGACTTTACTCTTCCTTATACAGAGTCAGGGGTGCGCATGCTGGTTCCGGTGCTAGACCGGAGGAAGAAGACTCCATGGACATTCCTAAAGCCTTTGACAACTGAATTATGGTTAGGAACTGGGGCATTTGTTATCTACACTGGTTTTGTAGTCTGGTATATTGagcgaagaacaaagaaagaattCAGAGTCCCAGTAACTCAAAATGAAGAGGGAAATTTCGAAGGCCCCCTAGCCACTCAAATTGGAAAGGTCTTCTACTTTTCCTTCTCAACGCTCGTATTTTCTCATAAGGAAGGGATGACAAACAACTTATCAAGACTTGTAGTAATAGTTTGGCTTTTTGTGGTGCTGATAGTTCAGCAGAGTTACACTGCAAGTTTAAGCTCAATTCTGACAGTGGAACAACTTCAGCCAACATTCACCAGTTTAGAGGAAGTTATCAGCAAAGGGAGCCATGTAGGCTACCCTAGTGGTTCATTCATACCTGTGCTTTTGAGATGTTTGAAAATCGACGAATCAAAGATGATCGCCATAGACTCTGCGGAGAAAGTCCATGAAGCCTTATCAACTGGAAAAGTAGCGGTTATCGTTGATGAGATACCATACCTTAAGCTGTTCCTTAAAAAGTACTGCGACAACTACACTATGACTGGACCAACATACAAGTACAACGGATTTGGTTTT GCATTCGCTCAAGGCTCTCCACTCACAGCTGATATATCTAGGGGGATACTGAAACTTCAATCAAATGGCAGAATGGTGGAGCTGCAGAAAAATTTGTATGGCGACAAGTCATGCCCAGACATAGATGACTCCCAAACTTCAAGCAGCCTTACATTGCGCAGCTTTCAAGCGTTGTTCATTTTCTCAGGGGCATGTTCAGTGGGTGCATTGTTCCTGGATGTTGTCAGAACTTATTACCGTGCACATGGATCGAACAGTGCAAGCAGGAGTCCTTCTAACACTCCAGATAATGATGAGCCCACAATGCCTGTTGGTAGTACAGGTGATACAGGAAGCCCACCAGAAGGAGAAGAAAACCCTGGTAGGGATCTTTTTGATGCAGGACGAGAGTCATATTCACTCATCAGGGGGCATAGGGAAAGACGTATTTTGTCTCACAGTGGGAGTTCATTGCGCCGGAGGCAGATAGAATTATCTAATGAACAACATGGTGAGTTGATTGCGCTGGAGGAAGATAGATCGTTGTAA
- the LOC127298512 gene encoding glutamate receptor 2.5 isoform X2 gives MTAATLLALLLLLVAGAYGIAAQGGGAAGTRPRRQQVVDVGVILDRKTWVGNMSWTCIELALEEFYAHPSHANHSTRLKLHLRDTVVDAVSAAAAGVYLLKNVSVRAIVGPQTSTQAKFLAQLGNKSSVPIISLASGGHSRSGLNPYFIRMAWNDSAQAKAIASIVQRYNYREVIPVYEDDDSNIKFIPDLVDSLRQVDTRVSYRCKIHPSAKDDDIMRAISSLRDHWTSVFVVRLSNTLALKFFQLAKKEEMMSPGFVWITAYGLTDIFDVVGSPALDVMQGVLGVKPHVQDTMELQSFRQRWRKKYRSENPGTSLSGPTVSGLYAYDTIWALALAAEEAGFVKSDFGLSTTNNGSTDFERIDTSKAAKKLRDSLLHVNFLGISGRFQIEDMQLVSASYSIVNIVGQKGRVVGFWTPGSGISSSLNMTADIHTIIWPGDTDTRPRGWLFPRNKTLNIAIPAKGGYGEFVRYENDPKGFSIDVFQEVVASLPYKVPMYYLPFEDGRGENNGTLDKLVYKVYLKAFAQGSPLTADISRGILKLQSNGRMVELQKNLYGDKSCPDIDDSQTSSSLTLRSFQALFIFSGACSVGALFLDVVRTYYRAHGSNSASRSPSNTPDNDEPTMPVGSTGDTGSPPEGEENPGRDLFDAGRESYSLIRGHRERRILSHSGSSLRRRQIELSNEQHGELIALEEDRSL, from the exons ATGACGGCAGCGACGCTCCTCGCCCTGCTGCTTCTTCTCGTCGCCGGCGCTTATGGTATCGCGGCacagggcggcggcgcggcaggaACTCGGCCGCGGCGGCAGCAGGTGGTGGACGTGGGGGTGATCTTGGACAGGAAGACATGGGTGGGGAACATGAGCTGGACGTGCATCGAGCTGGCCCTGGAAGAGTTCTATGCTCACCCTAGCCACGCCAACCACAGCACCAGGCTGAAACTCCACCTCAGGGACACCGTCGTCGACGCCGTCAGTGCCGCAGCCGCAG GGGTTTATCTACTGAAAAATGTCAGTGTGCGAGCGATCGTTGGGCCACAGACGTCAACTCAGGCTAAATTTCTTGCGCAGCTCGGGAACAAATCATCGGTTCCGATTATTTCACTCGCCTCTGGTGGCCATTCACGATCTGGACTAAATCCATACTTCATACGGATGGCGTGGAACGACTCCGCTCAAGCAAAGGCTATCGCCTCAATTGTTCAAAGATACAATTATAGGGAAGTCATCCCTGTATATGAGGATGATGATTCCAATATCAAATTCATTCCTGACCTTGTTGACTCCCTCAGACAAGTTGACACTCGTGTCTCGTACAGGTGCAAGATCCATCCTTCAGCTAAAGACGATGACATCATGAGAGCTATCTCAAGCTTGAGAGACCATTGGACAAGTGTATTCGTTGTGCGTTTGTCGAATACGTTAGCTCTTAAATTTTTTCAGCTTGCTAAAAAAGAAGAGATGATGAGTCCGGGATTTGTATGGATTACTGCATATGGCTTGACAGATATCTTTGATGTCGTCGGTTCTCCTGCTCTTGATGTGATGCAAGGAGTCCTTGGGGTGAAACCTCATGTTCAAGATACTATGGAGCTTCAAAGCTTCAGACAGAGATGGCGCAAGAAGTACCGATCAGAAAATCCAGGCACCTCATTAAGTGGACCTACAGTGTCTGGCCTCTATGCTTACGATACCATATGGGCCTTAGCATTAGCAGCAGAGGAAGCTGGATTTGTGAAATCAGACTTTGGGCTGTCTACAACAAATAATGGATCCACTGACTTTGAGAGAATAGATACTTCAAAGGCTGCTAAAAAACTGAGAGATTCACTCTTGCACGTCAATTTTCTAGGCATCAGCGGAAGATTTCAGATTGAAGACATGCAATTAGTATCAGCAAGTTACTCCATAGTTAACATTGTTGGTCAGAAGGGAAGAGTAGTCGGTTTCTGGACTCCAGGATCTGGTATCTCTAGTAGTCTAAATATGACTGCTGACATTCACACCATCATATGGCCGGGTGATACGGACACTCGACCTAGAGGTTGGCTATTTCCAAGGAATAAAACTCTTAACATAGCCATACCTGCGAAAGGTGGGTATGGCGAATTTGTCAGATATGAAAATGACCCGAAAGGGTTCTCCATCGATGTATTTCAGGAAGTAGTTGCTTCTTTACCCTACAAAGTACCAATGTACTACCTTCCATTTGAAGATGGGAGAGGAGAGAATAATGGAACTCTTGATAAACTTGTCTACAAAGTTTATCTTAAG GCATTCGCTCAAGGCTCTCCACTCACAGCTGATATATCTAGGGGGATACTGAAACTTCAATCAAATGGCAGAATGGTGGAGCTGCAGAAAAATTTGTATGGCGACAAGTCATGCCCAGACATAGATGACTCCCAAACTTCAAGCAGCCTTACATTGCGCAGCTTTCAAGCGTTGTTCATTTTCTCAGGGGCATGTTCAGTGGGTGCATTGTTCCTGGATGTTGTCAGAACTTATTACCGTGCACATGGATCGAACAGTGCAAGCAGGAGTCCTTCTAACACTCCAGATAATGATGAGCCCACAATGCCTGTTGGTAGTACAGGTGATACAGGAAGCCCACCAGAAGGAGAAGAAAACCCTGGTAGGGATCTTTTTGATGCAGGACGAGAGTCATATTCACTCATCAGGGGGCATAGGGAAAGACGTATTTTGTCTCACAGTGGGAGTTCATTGCGCCGGAGGCAGATAGAATTATCTAATGAACAACATGGTGAGTTGATTGCGCTGGAGGAAGATAGATCGTTGTAA